TCCGGTGAGCACCTACCTTACAGGCTTTTTACCAAGCAATCCTATTGCCTTGCATTATATAGAGCGCGGATGCTGGTGGTTTCACATCATTGGAATAATTGCCTTTCTGAATTATATTCCATACTCAAAACATTTCCACATTTTGCTTGCTTTCCCAAATGTGTTTTATGCCAATTTAAAACCCAAAGGTCAATTTACAAATTTAGAATCCGTAACCAACGAAGTTAAACTAATGCTTGATCCTTCAGCTCCACTTCCCCCGGCTGACGCACCTCCCGCAAAATTTGGAGCAAAGGATATTGCGGATTTAAGTTGGAAACAATTAATGGATGCATACAGTTGCACTGAATGTGGCAGATGCACCAGCAATTGCCCTGCCAACCAAACTGGTAAATTGCTTTCTCCGCGTAAAATTATGATGGATACCCGCGATAGGATGGAAGAAGTAGGAAAAAATTTGGATGCGCATGGACCGGATTTTGTAGATAATAAATCGTTAGTAGGAGACTATATAACTGCCGAAGAATTATGGGCCTGCACCACCTGCAATGCCTGCACTGAGGCTTGCCCCATTAACATTGACCCACTTTCAATCATTGTAGATTTAAGGCGTTATTTAGTGATGGAACAAAGTGCTGCACCTGCTGCTCTAAATGCGATGTTCACCAATATTGAAAACAACGGAGCTCCATGGCAGTTTTCACCGGCTGATAGACTGAATTGGGCAACTGAAAATTAAATGAATAAACGAATCTACTTATAAACTTAAATAATAGGAACACCTTAAATAGCAAGATGCCTGTTATTGAATCTATTCCCTTACTGCCTCTATTCAGAAAAAATGAGAAGAACCTTAATTAATCGTTTATTAAGCTTTTGAAATAAAATAATATGGAAAATCAATTAGTAGTTCCAACGATGGCCGAATGCCTTGCTAAAGGCGAAATTCCTGAAATATTATTTTGGGTGGGTTGTGCCGGAAGTTTCGATGATAGAGCAAAAAAAATATCCAAAGCAATTGTGCGTATTCTTAACAAAGCTGATGTAAAATTTGCAGTGCTTGGTGCCGAAGAATCCTGTACCGGAGACCCAGCCAAACGCGCAGGAAACGAATTTTTGTTTCAAATGCAAGCCATGACTAATATCCAGGTGCTAAACGGATACGAAGTAAAAAAAATTGTAACCGGTTGCCCCCATTGTTTTAATACACTAAAAAACGAATACCCCGAATTGGGCGGAAAGTATGAGGTTATTCATCATACGCAATTGATTCAGGAGTTACTCAACACAGGCAAAATTAAAGTAGAAGGTGGAACTTTCTCCGGCAAGAAAATTACATTTCATGATCCTTGTTACCTTGGCCGAGGAAACGACGTATATGAAGCTCCTCGTGAGGTCCTCTCAAAATTGGATGCCGAATTAGCCGAAATGAAACGCTCTCGCGCCAACGGATTATGCTGCGGTGCCGGTGGCGCTCAAATGTTTAAAGAAGCCGAAAAAGGATTCAAAGAAGTAAATATCGAACGCACCGAGGATGCCCTTGAATTAAAGCCAAATGTAATTGCAACAGGCTGTCCCTTTTGTATGACAATGATGCGAGATGGTGTAAAACTAAAAGAACAAGAACAACACATACAAGTACTCGACGTAGCCGAACTAATAGCCACCGCCGCCGACTTATAAAATTCTGTGAAATCTGCGAAATCTGTGAGCTCCCTTTTCCCCATGAAAACGCACTTACAACTCCTGAAAACACTCCCCCATATAATCTCTTCTAACCTTACTTTTCTTTTTACATTTTTCGAAATGCTGCCACTTCAAACCAAAGTAAAAATCCAAACCATAAGCATCTGCTAATCCTGTATAGGGCCCAATCATATCTGTCCCAAGGGTGAGTATCCCAAAGCGCAAACACAAGCCTATTCGATGCCTGAAATAATCGTAATAACTGTAGGGTATCGAAACTTCAAATCGTTTTCGTTCATACCGCAATGCAACTGAATATTGATTTGGCCTACGCAGTGTATAGGGATTAATAGGAATGCGTTGTATCAAACTTAAATTAATATAGATAGTAGGTGTCACCGAATAATCCACCTGCAGTGAAGCTGCTGCAGGTAACCATAAGGCATAAGCCGATCCAGTTTTACTCCCGTTACTTGTACCAAAAAACTGCTTACTAAAAGTAGAATCAGTATTTCCGATGCTTTTTATTTTTATAGTATCTATCCCAAACCAATCAGTACCCAAATCATTAAATTCAAAAGTGGAAGCATTGGTTTTGAATTTTATTCTTCCTATATCAATAATTGAAAAACCAATTTTGTAATCGTATTTTTTCAATTTCTTTGAGCCGGGGCAACTCTTATAGGCCGCTTCATCTCTGTTTTTGTAATATTGAATTCCGATGCTGCCTCCAAATCCGCTACCTTTTTTTTGAAAGAGATTGCTCGTATTTCCTATGTCAACTGTGGCGTGCCCGTACTCTACATTGGCTACATAAATTTCCCACAAGGAATCAGACTGCACATTGTAATTTATATTGTTGACCAAAAGATAAAAACTATTCAAACCATATAAGTAATTTAGGCTAATTCCTGCCGTTAAATAATTTTCGGGACTTGTATTTAGAGCAATACCACCGGTAATTCCGGCCTCATGAAAATTCATCGCACCTACCTTTGATTTACCACCGGTGTAGGTAATTTTTTGCTGCGGTTTAAAATCAAATCCCTCTTTCATAAAATTTGCCAAGTGATAGGGAACCCCGCGAGCGCTTAATAACACCCTGGTGGATACATGAAATCCAAGACCCCAAGCAGGGGTGGAATACATAAATGCTGGTAATTTTAAAAAGGCAGAAGCATAAGCGGATTTATCTTGTGTGTTGGTTCTTACGGCAATGCGATCCGCAGCAATGGCTTCACCACGCATGCTTTTGCGTATTGCCTCACTCTTTTTACTAAGAAATAAATAATTATTCATCGCAAAAACATCCCCCGAAAGGAGATGTATCTCCCACTTAAATGGACAAGCTACTATGGATGCAGGATTTAACTCATGCCCCATAGTACCTGCATAATTACTGTTTGCAGCTCCCCATAGTTCCTGAGCCATTGATAATTGAGGAAGGAAGCTTACAAAAGCAAACCACAAAAACCGCTTTAAATAAAGCAACATATTTTTATTTTGCTTGTAAAACCTAAAGGTCAATAAATAATTCGGATAAAATAATTAAACAACAAAGATTCGTATGGCTGCAAATTCATCCTTGCACTTGTTTTCAGCTTGCATCTTTGTATAAACTTTCAATACCACGTGATTTATTATAACTCAAAAAAAAGAGGTGACTCTTTTCAGAATCACCTCTTTAACGCTTTCGAATTGAAATTATTTTTTCTTTTTCGATTTTTGAGTGCCGCTAAAAGTCCATTGCTTTTTTACTTTTTCCTTTTTTGAAAGGATAATCGTACCTTCAATATCTTCGCCGGTTACCGAGCCTGTCCAAGCTAATTTTTCTTTGTCGCCATTCACGCTTTCAGCTGTAAAACTGATGGTTTTTTCCATTACTTGTGAACCTTCAGTTTCGCCCTCTACATAAGCTGTGTCAACTTCCACTACATACAAACCGGAGTTCAGCATGAATTTTTCATCCATATATTTGGATTTTATTTTTTGAGCTTTAAACGACATTTCATCTTTAATTGGCTTCGGCTTCTTCGCACCATCCTCATTTATTTCAATTTCATATACTTTATTATCCAATAATTTGTCTTTAACCACTTTAACTTTTTGGGCAAAAGTCAAGTTTGAAATAAAAAGAAAAGCAAGTGCTGCCAATCCTGTTTTAGCTGATTTTAATTTCATGTTACGTGCGGTTTTAATGGATTGATTTTTAAAAATATCTTTGACCAAAAGTAAAATTTATTAGCTCACAAAAGGCAATCCAACAAAAAAAAATATTTTGGCAAAAGAACAACTTCTAAAAATTGCAATTGTTGGACCTGAATCTACAGGAAAATCAGTACTTTCCGAACAATTGGCCGCACATTATGCTTGCAAGTTTGTTCCCGAGGTGGCGAGAGCCTATATCGCCAAATTAAATCGTCCTTACCTTTTGGAAGATATTATTGAGATTGCAAGAATGCAGCTGCTTCAGGAGCAAGCCTTGGCTAAAGTATCATCAGATATACTTATTTGCGATACCACTTTATTGGTAACTAAGATTTGGGCACAAAATGCATTTAACGAGTGCCCAAAATTTATTTCCGAAAAGTATACGGCTAATGATTATTCACTTCATCTCTTAATGCAAATTGATTTGCCTTGGGAATATGATGCACAGCGGGAGCATCCCGAACGAAGGGAGTTTTTCTTTAGCTGGTACGAACGTGAATTGCGTGAATCAAATGCCAACTACTGCATAATTTCCGGATCAAATGAGCATCGCTTAAAAAGGGCCATCGCTGTTATTGATGCACATTTAGCTTCATTTGGGTGATTTAATTTCTTTTTCATGATACTTGCAAAAGCGGCTAATGGCACAATCCCCACATTTAGGATTTCGCGCCAAACACACGTACCTTCCATGCAAGATGAGCCAATGATGAGCTGTAGCGATTTTGTTTTCAGGTATAAACTTCACCAATTGCTTTTCTGTTTCCAACGGTGTTTTCGAATTTAGTGTTAAGCCTAAGCGATTCGAAACTCTATAAACATGCGTATCAACTGCCATTGCTGGCTTATTAAAAACTACCGAAGCAATTACATTCGCGGTTTTCCTTCCTACTCCCGGCATTTTTTGCAATTGGTCAATTTCGGATGGAACTTCATTGTTGAAATCCTTATACAGCATATTGGCCATTCCCACCAAATGCTTGGCCTTATTGTTTGGATAACTAATGCTTTTTATGTATTGAAAAACGGCATCAGCGCTCGACGCAGCCAGTACTTCGGCATTAGGAAAAGCTAAAAATAGAGCAGGCGTAACCATGTTTACCCGCTTATCGGTGCACTGCGCTGAGAGTATAACAGCTACTAGCAATTCATAAGGATTGGAATACTGTAGCTCTGTTTCAGCTATCGGATGATTAATACTAAAATAGTCAATGACTTTTTCGAAGCGCTCCTTACGTGTCAATTTTTTGCGTTTAATGGATTCAAAGATGCTAAAAATAAAAAAGCCGGCTGTTCAACCGGCTTTCCATTTTCACTTTCTTACTTTTAGTTCAAAATCAACTCCACATGTTTTATGTTTTTCGACGCTTGCACACTAAGTGCTTTGGAGTAATTAAGAATCGCTTGTATCACACTATTGGAAGGCTCTTGCCCTTCAAAGGAATGCGTATTCTCTGATTTTGAATGAGCTGAAATTGAATTTGTTTTTTTAAGTGTAGAGGTTTTACTCATAGTTTTTGTTTTGATGAATATACCTCCCTAACGCAGCTCATTTTAAAATATTGTATCCCCCAAAAAAAAATTCACCGAAAAATTTTTCCGGCGAATCAATAATCAGGTTGTTGTTACGATAAAATTACTTTGTTTTCATGCATCATCTTGCGTAAGCCCAGAATTGCGTAACGCATGCGCCCCAAAGAGGTATTGATGCTGATATTTAAAATTTTAGATATTTCTTTAAAGCTTAATTCCTCAAAATGACGCATCATTACTATCTCTCGTTGATCCCGAGGCAAAGCATCTATCATCCTTCGTAAGTCGGTATGAATTTGCTTTTTAATAATACGGTCTTCAATATTTGAAACCTTTAAATTCAAGGTGTCAAAAATGTTGTATTCATTTCCGCCGCTTACGGTTTTTAATTTCTTGGCGTCCCTAAAATGGTCCATTACTAAGTTGCGGGCTATCCGTAACACCCATTGCGCAAATTTGCCTTCTTCATTATAACCGTCCTTTTTTAAAGTATTGATGACTTTAATAAAAGTGTCCTGAAATAAGTCCTCAGCGAGTTCTCGGTTTTGAACCTTTTGCCATATCATGCCAAATACCCGGCTCTTGTGGCGCGTTACTAATATTCCTAATGAAGCCTCATGGCCGCTTAGATACATGCTGACAAGCTCGCTGTCGCTTAGATGTGAAGTGTGCATAGAAACCTCCTTTTTTAAAATGATGTAAATAAAAAAGTAGAAATTTTTCTATAAG
This region of Bacteroidota bacterium genomic DNA includes:
- a CDS encoding (Fe-S)-binding protein — translated: MEWIDNLLFTLLLGGGIFWFARNAAKIKRNINLGRQIDINDNPSQRWKLMAKVAIGQSKMVVRPVAGILHIFVYLGFVIINIEVLEILIDGLLGTHRVFAFMGSFYYFLIASFEFLALAVIIGCAVFLVRRNVLKLKRFMNKELDGWPRSDANIILITEILLMSAFLFMNAADGVIMSFSKLTGGMLMPEFAEAANKIFGENAVVGSGLYFPVSTYLTGFLPSNPIALHYIERGCWWFHIIGIIAFLNYIPYSKHFHILLAFPNVFYANLKPKGQFTNLESVTNEVKLMLDPSAPLPPADAPPAKFGAKDIADLSWKQLMDAYSCTECGRCTSNCPANQTGKLLSPRKIMMDTRDRMEEVGKNLDAHGPDFVDNKSLVGDYITAEELWACTTCNACTEACPINIDPLSIIVDLRRYLVMEQSAAPAALNAMFTNIENNGAPWQFSPADRLNWATEN
- a CDS encoding (Fe-S)-binding protein, which codes for MENQLVVPTMAECLAKGEIPEILFWVGCAGSFDDRAKKISKAIVRILNKADVKFAVLGAEESCTGDPAKRAGNEFLFQMQAMTNIQVLNGYEVKKIVTGCPHCFNTLKNEYPELGGKYEVIHHTQLIQELLNTGKIKVEGGTFSGKKITFHDPCYLGRGNDVYEAPREVLSKLDAELAEMKRSRANGLCCGAGGAQMFKEAEKGFKEVNIERTEDALELKPNVIATGCPFCMTMMRDGVKLKEQEQHIQVLDVAELIATAADL
- a CDS encoding ATP-binding protein, translated to MAKEQLLKIAIVGPESTGKSVLSEQLAAHYACKFVPEVARAYIAKLNRPYLLEDIIEIARMQLLQEQALAKVSSDILICDTTLLVTKIWAQNAFNECPKFISEKYTANDYSLHLLMQIDLPWEYDAQREHPERREFFFSWYERELRESNANYCIISGSNEHRLKRAIAVIDAHLASFG
- the nth gene encoding endonuclease III; its protein translation is MTRKERFEKVIDYFSINHPIAETELQYSNPYELLVAVILSAQCTDKRVNMVTPALFLAFPNAEVLAASSADAVFQYIKSISYPNNKAKHLVGMANMLYKDFNNEVPSEIDQLQKMPGVGRKTANVIASVVFNKPAMAVDTHVYRVSNRLGLTLNSKTPLETEKQLVKFIPENKIATAHHWLILHGRYVCLARNPKCGDCAISRFCKYHEKEIKSPK
- a CDS encoding sigma-70 family RNA polymerase sigma factor — encoded protein: MHTSHLSDSELVSMYLSGHEASLGILVTRHKSRVFGMIWQKVQNRELAEDLFQDTFIKVINTLKKDGYNEEGKFAQWVLRIARNLVMDHFRDAKKLKTVSGGNEYNIFDTLNLKVSNIEDRIIKKQIHTDLRRMIDALPRDQREIVMMRHFEELSFKEISKILNISINTSLGRMRYAILGLRKMMHENKVILS